A window from Planococcus maritimus encodes these proteins:
- a CDS encoding aminopeptidase produces MSFQEKLAQYAELTVRVGVNIQPGQELLIQTTTDTVEFTRLVVEKAYEAGAKQVHVAFSDPFVMRTHYELAPDAAFHEFPDWTVKQRDAIIDHKGAFLWIDAEDPDLFAGIPAKRLSDGQKSAGKALERYRQAVGSDKIAWSIVAIPSEKWAEKVFPDEQDQMETLWQAIFQTVRIGDGDAVALWQEHIKNLEQRAAALNERHYRKLHYRAPGTDLTIGLPAGHMWMTGASHTPDNVPFIANMPTEEVYTVPAKLEVEGTVRNTKPLVYQGNIIDGFTLYFEKGRIVKAHAEVGQELLDELISADEGAAYLGEVALVPVESPISKSGVLFYNTLFDENASNHLAIGDSYPTCLEGGTDLERDQLQDYGLNTSIVHEDFMIGSSEMDIDGITEDGTTEAIFRQGNWAF; encoded by the coding sequence ATGAGCTTCCAAGAAAAATTAGCGCAGTATGCTGAACTGACGGTCCGTGTTGGCGTCAACATCCAGCCGGGGCAGGAATTGCTGATTCAAACAACGACAGATACCGTAGAATTTACTCGTTTGGTAGTTGAAAAAGCTTATGAAGCCGGGGCAAAACAAGTCCATGTCGCTTTTTCAGATCCTTTTGTGATGCGCACGCATTACGAATTGGCGCCGGACGCTGCATTTCATGAGTTTCCTGATTGGACAGTCAAACAGCGCGATGCCATCATCGACCACAAAGGCGCATTCTTGTGGATTGATGCAGAGGATCCGGATTTATTTGCCGGCATTCCGGCAAAACGCCTGAGCGATGGGCAAAAATCTGCAGGAAAAGCATTAGAGCGCTACCGTCAGGCTGTTGGGTCCGACAAAATCGCCTGGTCGATCGTCGCCATCCCTTCTGAAAAATGGGCAGAAAAAGTGTTCCCGGACGAACAGGACCAAATGGAAACCCTCTGGCAAGCGATTTTCCAAACCGTGCGCATTGGAGATGGTGACGCGGTCGCCCTCTGGCAAGAGCATATCAAAAATTTGGAACAGCGGGCAGCTGCTTTGAATGAGCGACATTACCGGAAATTGCATTACCGTGCACCGGGAACCGATTTGACGATTGGCTTACCGGCGGGCCATATGTGGATGACCGGAGCTTCCCACACGCCAGACAATGTGCCATTTATCGCTAACATGCCGACAGAAGAAGTATATACCGTGCCGGCTAAACTGGAAGTCGAAGGCACTGTGCGCAACACAAAGCCACTTGTGTATCAAGGCAATATTATCGATGGCTTTACCTTGTATTTTGAGAAAGGTCGCATTGTTAAAGCCCATGCAGAAGTCGGACAGGAGCTGTTGGATGAACTGATTTCAGCCGATGAAGGGGCAGCGTACTTGGGAGAAGTGGCGCTAGTACCAGTGGAATCCCCGATTTCTAAGTCTGGCGTTTTGTTCTATAACACCTTATTCGATGAAAACGCATCGAATCATTTGGCCATTGGCGACTCCTATCCAACTTGTCTCGAAGGTGGAACAGATCTCGAGCGCGATCAATTGCAGGATTATGGATTGAATACATCGATTGTCCATGAAGATTTCATGATTGGTTCGAGCGAGATGGACATTGACGGGATTACAGAAGACGGCACAACCGAAGCCATTTTCCGACAAGGAAATTGGGCATTCTAA
- a CDS encoding DUF1801 domain-containing protein, producing MYEQKTKEHEGSVIEFIETVEKPSKKEDAYRLLELFEQATGYPAKMWGDSIIGFGSYHYRYATGHEGDAPLAGFSPRKAKISLYLTGCAEKEPDALERLGKCTAGKSCIYINKFSDIDPEVLKELIGNAVSYLQKRYPDKG from the coding sequence ATGTACGAACAAAAAACAAAAGAGCATGAAGGCAGCGTCATCGAATTTATTGAAACAGTGGAAAAGCCATCTAAAAAAGAAGACGCTTATCGATTACTAGAGCTTTTTGAACAAGCGACAGGTTATCCAGCAAAAATGTGGGGCGACAGCATCATTGGTTTTGGTTCTTACCACTACCGCTACGCAACTGGCCACGAAGGCGATGCACCGCTCGCTGGATTTTCCCCACGCAAAGCGAAAATCAGTCTGTATCTGACAGGGTGTGCAGAAAAAGAGCCGGATGCGCTCGAACGTTTGGGGAAATGTACTGCGGGTAAATCCTGCATTTACATCAATAAGTTCAGCGACATCGATCCCGAAGTGTTGAAAGAATTGATTGGCAATGCAGTATCTTATTTGCAAAAACGCTATCCGGACAAAGGGTAA
- a CDS encoding SGNH/GDSL hydrolase family protein, translating into MKKTMSSVAAGLLLIAMGTTVSAEPQIPAAYVAIGDSLAAGQTPNRAIDSGYTDLIAQELTRNQPLAFYSKSLAFPGFTTSDVLESIESDEAKELLGSANIITVSAGANDLLRLVQATPAEGALSFGEIQADYALNGARENVETILSELEELAPSADIYVMGYYFAYPHARDSQKQGTAKQLEQLNAILQQQAEQAGATFVDVSDRFGEDAVELVPNSGDVHPNMNGYQEMANAFFDHYGEGFQVEDAELPELAPVSFEEIQQMQEEEADEGEGTQQQPASEDASSDDSAAKPSESEELDYLAIRQALPLI; encoded by the coding sequence ATGAAAAAGACGATGAGTTCAGTGGCGGCGGGGCTGTTGCTAATAGCTATGGGCACCACCGTATCGGCAGAGCCGCAAATACCTGCTGCTTATGTGGCCATCGGCGATTCACTGGCGGCAGGCCAGACGCCGAACCGGGCAATTGACAGCGGTTATACAGACTTGATTGCACAGGAATTGACACGCAACCAGCCGCTTGCCTTCTATTCGAAAAGTTTAGCTTTTCCTGGCTTCACCACAAGTGACGTCCTAGAAAGCATTGAATCGGATGAGGCAAAAGAGCTGCTGGGTTCGGCAAATATCATCACGGTGTCTGCCGGGGCGAACGATTTGCTGCGACTTGTCCAAGCAACTCCAGCTGAAGGAGCTCTGAGCTTTGGCGAGATTCAGGCAGATTACGCATTGAATGGGGCCCGAGAAAACGTTGAAACCATTCTTTCCGAACTAGAAGAGCTTGCACCGTCAGCCGACATCTATGTAATGGGCTATTATTTCGCTTATCCACATGCCCGTGACAGCCAAAAGCAAGGGACGGCTAAGCAGTTGGAGCAGTTAAACGCAATCCTTCAACAACAAGCAGAACAGGCGGGCGCGACATTCGTCGATGTATCCGACCGTTTCGGCGAGGATGCGGTGGAACTCGTCCCGAATTCTGGAGACGTCCATCCGAATATGAATGGCTACCAGGAAATGGCGAACGCGTTTTTCGACCATTATGGGGAAGGGTTCCAAGTAGAAGATGCTGAACTTCCTGAACTAGCACCTGTGAGTTTCGAGGAAATTCAGCAAATGCAGGAAGAGGAAGCAGATGAAGGCGAGGGGACGCAACAACAACCCGCCTCAGAGGATGCTTCTAGCGACGACTCTGCTGCTAAGCCTTCCGAAAGCGAGGAGCTGGATTATCTAGCGATCCGTCAGGCATTGCCGCTCATTTAG
- a CDS encoding DEAD/DEAH box helicase, producing MKFIEDLSPVWQEKWKQTGFTEAMPIQEQMIPEMLAGNDIVAESPTGSGKTLAYLLPILERVNPKKPNTQAMIIAPSQELAMQIVNVLREWTTGTDVTVTPLIGGANIQRQLDKLKKKPTIVVGTPGRLNELVKTKKLKMHEVRIMVLDEGDQLMAREHRGIMKDLIERTQQDRQLVLVSATITEEIELVAERLMKHPTRLQVSAEQLPKQGKVTHSFIKVDERDKTDLLRSLSHMTGVKALAFVNNLDQVLMKESKLKFRDAKIATLHSEMKKEERKKALDDFRKGETAVLIATEVAARGLDIDQLTHVIHVDAPMTVEQYLHRSGRTGRAGADGEVLTLLAYADEKHYKKLTKELPGKPVQKIMHGGELIEGNSKTISAKGKK from the coding sequence ATGAAATTTATAGAAGACTTAAGCCCTGTATGGCAAGAAAAATGGAAACAAACCGGTTTTACCGAAGCGATGCCGATTCAGGAACAGATGATTCCGGAAATGCTCGCAGGAAACGACATCGTGGCGGAATCGCCGACCGGGTCAGGAAAAACCTTGGCATATCTATTGCCAATTTTAGAGCGCGTCAACCCGAAAAAACCGAATACGCAAGCGATGATTATCGCCCCTTCACAAGAACTCGCGATGCAAATCGTCAATGTTTTGCGTGAATGGACGACGGGAACGGATGTGACCGTCACCCCATTGATCGGCGGTGCGAATATCCAGCGGCAATTGGATAAGTTAAAGAAAAAGCCGACAATCGTCGTGGGCACACCAGGGCGCTTGAACGAATTGGTCAAGACCAAGAAACTCAAGATGCATGAAGTGCGCATTATGGTACTCGATGAAGGGGATCAATTGATGGCACGCGAACACCGCGGCATCATGAAAGACCTCATCGAAAGAACACAGCAAGATCGCCAGCTTGTATTGGTATCGGCGACGATTACAGAGGAAATCGAATTGGTGGCAGAGCGTTTGATGAAACACCCGACACGCCTGCAAGTATCGGCTGAACAATTGCCCAAGCAAGGTAAAGTGACACATTCGTTCATCAAGGTCGATGAGCGCGACAAGACCGACTTGCTTCGCAGCCTATCGCATATGACAGGGGTCAAGGCATTGGCGTTCGTCAACAATCTTGACCAAGTGCTAATGAAAGAAAGTAAGTTAAAATTCCGCGACGCCAAAATCGCGACTTTGCATTCCGAAATGAAAAAAGAAGAACGCAAGAAAGCATTGGATGATTTCCGTAAAGGTGAAACAGCCGTCTTGATCGCGACCGAAGTGGCGGCACGGGGACTGGATATCGATCAGTTGACACATGTCATCCACGTCGATGCTCCGATGACTGTCGAGCAGTATTTGCACCGCTCGGGCAGAACCGGGCGCGCGGGAGCTGACGGGGAAGTGTTGACGCTTCTTGCCTATGCGGATGAAAAACATTATAAGAAATTGACGAAAGAGTTGCCGGGTAAACCAGTACAAAAAATCATGCACGGCGGCGAACTGATCGAAGGCAATAGCAAAACCATCTCAGCAAAGGGGAAGAAATAA
- a CDS encoding Fur-regulated basic protein FbpA — protein sequence MEHIPESKFEDKRSMVIDELVSKNVFKINGRQLYELSLFELLKEYTDKSLSS from the coding sequence ATGGAACACATACCCGAGTCGAAATTCGAAGACAAACGGTCGATGGTCATTGATGAACTCGTTTCAAAGAATGTCTTCAAGATCAACGGCAGGCAGCTTTACGAACTGTCCTTATTTGAACTGCTAAAGGAATATACCGATAAAAGCCTAAGCTCATGA
- a CDS encoding amidase family protein — translation MHHQKLEDYRKNKLDEMTIAELQKEMETGKLTSEELVLMYKENISLRDGQIHAVLEINPAALLTAQALDFERKHKGPRSNLHGIPLLVKDNMDTGDGMHTSAGSLAMADHYALRDAKVVEKLRAAGAIILGKTNMTEWANFMSDKMTNGFSSRGGQVKNPYGPFDVGGSSSGSAAGVASNLAVAAVGTETSGSIINPAAQNSLVGIKPTVGLVSRTGIIPLSHTQDTAGPLARSVEDAVAVFAALIETDSGDVITALADQFIGYDWQQHLKRDGLSGVVLGLDRQLFKEIPDDQAKAFEAAMGQLHACGATIKEVDIGTKQEDLGFAVLLHEFKADLNAYLARSNPDHRIRSMSDIISYNEEYAEQMLKFGQNLLQQANRMSGNLTEREYVEALERNRFLAAEQGMKKQLQQAGADALLLPQDFGCNIGAAAGFPSITVPAGLTAAGEPFGITFAGQAFDEPKLIEYAYAFEQAAAGRRRPS, via the coding sequence ATGCATCATCAAAAACTGGAGGATTATCGGAAAAACAAGCTCGATGAAATGACGATTGCCGAACTGCAAAAAGAAATGGAAACAGGCAAGCTGACTTCAGAAGAGCTCGTGCTGATGTATAAAGAAAACATTTCGCTGCGCGATGGCCAGATCCACGCCGTTCTCGAAATCAACCCAGCCGCTTTGTTGACCGCTCAAGCACTAGACTTTGAACGTAAGCATAAAGGGCCGCGCTCTAACTTACATGGCATCCCTTTGCTCGTAAAAGACAATATGGATACTGGAGATGGCATGCACACAAGTGCAGGATCACTCGCGATGGCAGATCACTATGCGCTGCGTGATGCCAAGGTGGTAGAAAAGTTGCGTGCGGCAGGTGCAATTATCCTCGGCAAAACGAATATGACCGAATGGGCGAATTTTATGAGCGATAAAATGACCAATGGCTTCAGCTCACGCGGCGGCCAGGTGAAAAATCCGTACGGCCCTTTTGATGTCGGCGGATCGAGTTCAGGATCGGCGGCTGGAGTGGCTTCAAATTTGGCTGTGGCTGCAGTCGGGACGGAAACTTCCGGTTCAATCATTAATCCAGCGGCACAGAATAGCCTGGTTGGCATCAAGCCAACTGTCGGGCTGGTGAGCCGCACGGGGATTATTCCTTTATCGCATACGCAAGACACAGCAGGTCCGCTTGCACGCTCAGTGGAAGATGCGGTAGCGGTGTTTGCCGCATTAATAGAGACAGACTCAGGAGATGTAATTACCGCGTTGGCGGATCAATTTATAGGCTATGACTGGCAGCAACATTTGAAGCGCGACGGATTGTCCGGCGTCGTTCTCGGCTTAGACCGTCAATTGTTTAAAGAAATTCCAGATGACCAGGCCAAAGCTTTCGAAGCAGCCATGGGGCAGTTGCACGCATGCGGAGCTACCATCAAGGAAGTCGATATCGGTACCAAGCAGGAAGATCTCGGTTTTGCGGTGTTGCTCCATGAATTCAAAGCAGACTTGAACGCTTATTTGGCGCGTTCGAACCCCGACCACCGCATTCGTTCAATGAGTGACATCATTTCATACAACGAAGAGTACGCTGAGCAGATGTTAAAATTCGGCCAGAATCTCTTGCAACAGGCAAATCGTATGAGCGGTAACTTGACGGAGCGGGAATATGTCGAGGCGCTTGAGCGCAACCGGTTCCTCGCGGCTGAACAAGGCATGAAAAAACAGCTTCAACAAGCTGGCGCAGATGCGCTTTTGTTGCCTCAAGATTTCGGCTGCAATATCGGGGCTGCTGCGGGTTTCCCATCCATTACAGTGCCGGCGGGATTGACAGCCGCTGGTGAACCGTTCGGCATTACATTTGCCGGCCAGGCATTCGATGAACCGAAATTGATTGAATATGCGTATGCATTTGAACAAGCGGCAGCGGGGCGGAGGCGTCCCTCATAA
- a CDS encoding cytochrome d ubiquinol oxidase subunit II — MTLEIIGISVLWLFLFLYVIVASIDFGAGFFNAYSAFSDKQHILTGIIQRYLSPVWEVTNVFFVFFFVGIIGFFPQTAFYYGTTLLVPASLALILLAVRGSYYAFATYGAKIDHRGYIYMYGLSGLLLPAALSPVLAISEGGFMRLEGGQPSLDYWALFTSPLMWSIVVLSLAAVLYISAVFLTWYAHKAGDVKATQLVRKYALVWAGPTIITATGIIFELRGHNPEHYASLLDLWWMFALSFLLFLGTVFLIWKKRNYGLAFILLVGQFFTAFFAYGASHYPYLLYPHLTIYDSFTNESMAIALIIAFIAGLGLLLPSLYLLFRLFLFDKDYVKGKSDYHA, encoded by the coding sequence TTGGCGCCGGATTCTTTAACGCTTATAGCGCTTTCTCGGACAAGCAGCATATCCTGACGGGCATCATCCAGCGTTATCTGTCGCCGGTATGGGAAGTGACGAACGTCTTTTTCGTATTCTTCTTCGTCGGCATCATCGGGTTTTTCCCGCAGACGGCGTTTTACTACGGCACGACGCTGCTGGTGCCGGCAAGTCTTGCGTTGATTTTGCTCGCCGTGCGCGGTTCGTATTATGCATTTGCCACATACGGCGCGAAGATTGACCACCGCGGCTATATTTATATGTACGGCTTATCTGGCCTATTGCTTCCGGCGGCATTGTCGCCGGTACTGGCTATTTCAGAAGGCGGCTTTATGCGGCTTGAAGGCGGGCAGCCCTCGCTTGATTACTGGGCACTTTTCACAAGCCCTCTAATGTGGAGTATCGTCGTCTTGAGCCTTGCAGCGGTGCTTTATATTTCCGCAGTGTTCTTGACTTGGTACGCACACAAAGCAGGAGATGTAAAGGCGACTCAATTGGTACGGAAATACGCATTGGTGTGGGCCGGACCGACGATCATCACCGCAACCGGGATCATTTTCGAACTGCGCGGGCATAACCCCGAACATTACGCGAGCTTGCTCGATCTGTGGTGGATGTTTGCGCTATCGTTCTTGTTGTTCCTTGGCACCGTATTTTTGATTTGGAAAAAGCGCAATTACGGTTTGGCGTTCATCTTGCTCGTCGGCCAGTTCTTCACCGCGTTTTTTGCCTACGGGGCATCGCATTACCCGTATCTGTTATATCCGCATTTGACGATTTACGATAGTTTCACGAATGAATCAATGGCGATCGCCTTAATTATCGCCTTTATTGCAGGACTTGGGCTATTATTGCCATCGCTTTATCTATTGTTCCGTCTGTTCTTGTTTGACAAAGACTATGTCAAAGGGAAATCGGATTATCATGCCTGA
- a CDS encoding MDR family MFS transporter — protein MTETTKPPYGIIAILFTGAFVAIFNQTLLNIALPEIMIDLKVDAATAQWLVTGYMLVNGILIPASAYLIQRYSNRAIFIVAMSLFSVGTLLAALAPAFAILLIGRMVQASGAALMMPLLMNVMLAAFPVEKRGQAMGIFGMVMVVAPAIGPTLSGFIVQTYSWRVLFFIVLPVALIPLLLGIFKLKNLTFQNRELSLDPLSLVLSSLGFGGLLYGFSSAGSLGWENPAVYLTIAVGLLSLTVFSFRQMKLKEPLLELRVYKHPMFALSSVISITLSMAMFSAMILMPIYIQTIKGISPIQSGLMMLPGALVMGIMSPITGRIFDRFGAKVLALPGLALVVITTYLFSNLTLDTGYFQIMAIYTLRMFGISMVMMPVMTNGLNQLPMKFYPHGTAINNTLQQVSGAIGSAFLVTLMNTRTEATVQDLVASGTSAQEATIPAMLEGINFSFTVSTYIALAAFLLALFIKKPNQKVTEAQKERVYKQRYAD, from the coding sequence ATGACAGAAACAACGAAACCCCCATATGGAATTATCGCCATTTTGTTCACTGGAGCATTTGTGGCGATTTTCAATCAAACCCTTTTGAATATTGCCTTGCCGGAAATCATGATTGACTTGAAAGTCGATGCCGCGACGGCCCAATGGCTCGTCACGGGCTATATGCTCGTCAACGGGATCTTAATTCCAGCGAGCGCTTATTTGATTCAACGCTATTCGAACCGGGCGATTTTCATTGTCGCCATGTCCTTGTTCTCGGTGGGGACCTTGCTGGCCGCACTGGCTCCAGCATTTGCCATCCTGTTGATCGGCCGCATGGTACAGGCATCCGGTGCTGCACTTATGATGCCTTTATTGATGAATGTCATGCTCGCCGCATTTCCGGTTGAGAAGAGAGGGCAGGCGATGGGCATCTTCGGCATGGTCATGGTCGTGGCGCCGGCAATCGGCCCGACCCTTTCTGGATTTATCGTCCAGACCTATTCCTGGAGAGTGCTATTTTTCATCGTATTGCCTGTCGCATTGATCCCACTTTTGCTCGGGATCTTCAAATTAAAAAACCTGACTTTCCAAAATCGCGAGCTGTCGCTTGATCCCTTATCACTTGTTCTATCGAGCCTTGGCTTTGGCGGTCTCTTGTACGGATTCAGTTCCGCCGGCTCGCTCGGCTGGGAAAATCCGGCCGTTTATTTGACAATTGCAGTTGGCCTGCTTTCCTTGACGGTCTTTTCCTTCCGCCAGATGAAGCTAAAAGAGCCGCTATTGGAACTTCGTGTCTATAAGCACCCGATGTTCGCCTTGTCTTCAGTCATTTCGATCACTTTGTCGATGGCCATGTTCTCGGCCATGATTCTTATGCCAATCTACATCCAGACCATCAAGGGGATCTCTCCAATACAGTCTGGCTTGATGATGCTCCCGGGCGCACTCGTCATGGGAATCATGTCCCCAATCACCGGGCGCATCTTTGACCGGTTCGGAGCCAAAGTGCTGGCATTGCCTGGACTGGCTCTTGTCGTCATCACCACTTATTTGTTCAGCAACTTAACACTGGATACGGGATATTTTCAAATTATGGCGATTTACACCTTGCGCATGTTCGGGATTTCAATGGTCATGATGCCCGTCATGACCAATGGGCTTAACCAATTGCCGATGAAATTCTATCCGCACGGGACAGCCATCAACAATACCCTGCAGCAAGTTTCTGGTGCGATCGGTTCTGCGTTTCTTGTGACCTTGATGAATACGCGCACCGAAGCTACTGTCCAAGACCTGGTCGCTTCCGGCACAAGCGCACAGGAAGCAACCATCCCTGCGATGCTTGAAGGCATCAATTTTTCGTTTACGGTATCGACGTATATCGCGCTCGCTGCTTTCCTATTAGCTTTGTTCATTAAAAAGCCCAATCAAAAGGTAACGGAAGCACAGAAAGAACGCGTCTACAAACAACGTTATGCCGATTGA
- a CDS encoding TetR/AcrR family transcriptional regulator translates to MNPKKQQIINAAHHLFIKKGYNASSIQDILDEAGISKGTFYNYFTSKSECLIALMESIAEDIRSARISVAFGESPSDPDLFAKQLAIRIRMNHEKNLFSLYESIFYSQDEELKAFGKSQYILELKWLSSRIIDLFGEKVRPYALENAAIANGALQQLMHVWRFGTEQQLPLDELTDYIVHRMKQAVEIQLKDGKQFLSEGLLGQPQQPPALSDSVPQLQAFAEQAENDDVKQLLTFLADELTAEHPRNAVLSSVLTSLGQTTESEAGLQRLLEQLWRQIK, encoded by the coding sequence ATGAATCCTAAAAAACAGCAAATCATCAATGCCGCCCACCACTTATTCATTAAGAAAGGCTATAATGCCTCGTCCATACAAGACATTCTAGATGAAGCCGGCATTTCAAAAGGCACCTTCTATAATTACTTTACTTCGAAATCGGAATGCCTCATCGCGTTGATGGAATCGATCGCTGAAGATATCCGGTCAGCACGCATATCGGTCGCTTTTGGTGAATCCCCGAGTGACCCGGATCTTTTTGCAAAACAACTCGCGATCCGCATCCGCATGAACCACGAGAAAAATTTATTTTCTTTGTACGAAAGCATTTTCTACTCACAAGATGAAGAATTGAAAGCTTTTGGAAAAAGCCAGTATATTTTGGAACTCAAGTGGCTAAGCAGCCGAATCATCGATTTATTCGGTGAAAAAGTACGGCCCTACGCATTAGAAAATGCCGCTATCGCAAATGGCGCGCTACAACAATTGATGCATGTCTGGCGCTTTGGCACCGAACAACAGCTGCCACTAGACGAATTGACCGATTATATTGTGCATCGTATGAAGCAAGCGGTAGAGATTCAATTGAAAGATGGCAAGCAATTTCTCTCGGAAGGCTTGTTAGGCCAGCCTCAACAGCCGCCGGCATTATCGGACAGTGTCCCTCAATTGCAAGCATTCGCAGAGCAAGCAGAAAACGATGACGTGAAGCAATTGCTGACATTTTTGGCCGATGAATTAACAGCTGAACATCCACGAAATGCCGTCCTTAGCAGTGTACTGACTTCGTTAGGCCAAACGACAGAGTCTGAAGCAGGCCTGCAGAGACTGCTTGAACAACTATGGCGCCAAATCAAATGA
- the cydS gene encoding cytochrome bd oxidase small subunit CydS: MNDFFIFYAPFLVIILAIAVGFWISLKDGPVTKDKK, translated from the coding sequence ATGAATGATTTTTTCATTTTCTATGCGCCGTTTCTGGTGATCATCCTGGCGATTGCCGTCGGTTTCTGGATATCATTAAAAGATGGCCCAGTAACAAAAGACAAAAAATAA
- the rlmD gene encoding 23S rRNA (uracil(1939)-C(5))-methyltransferase RlmD, with protein MKPVTKNDRLSVYVEDLTHDGAGVAKVDGYPLFIKDALPGETVTVHVLKTLKSYGFAKLISIEEKSADRIDAPCPVFEICGGCQLQHLSYEGQLKYKEKVVRDAMARLGKLPDVPVHPVKGMDNPWRYRNKSQIPFGMDDGRVVAGFYQPRSHRIADTDICLIQTPEADTLMASLKRNLQDIGIEPYEEKTHRGMLRHVVLRKGRVTGELMVVLVTKKQKFPQAERAVEAIRTALPDVTSIMQNVNGDKTNVIFGNDTINLWGKDIIEDRIGDVRFEISARSFYQVNPEQTEVLYGQALDYAGLTGNETVIDAYCGIGTISLFLAQRAKFVMGVEIVPQAIEDAKRNADLNGLTNTLFEAGPAEEVIPRWYKDGKEADVLVVDPPRKGCDEALLQTMLEQRPQRIVYVSCNPATLARDLRILEDGGYRTQEVQPVDMFPQTTHVECVAWLTR; from the coding sequence ATGAAACCAGTAACGAAAAATGACCGCTTGTCCGTCTACGTCGAAGACTTGACGCATGATGGCGCAGGCGTTGCCAAAGTGGACGGCTATCCGCTGTTCATCAAAGATGCTTTGCCCGGCGAGACCGTAACGGTGCATGTCTTGAAAACATTGAAATCATACGGCTTTGCCAAACTCATCTCGATTGAAGAGAAATCCGCAGACCGTATCGACGCACCGTGCCCGGTGTTTGAGATTTGCGGCGGCTGCCAATTGCAGCACCTATCCTACGAAGGCCAATTGAAGTATAAAGAGAAAGTCGTGCGCGATGCGATGGCGCGACTCGGCAAATTGCCGGACGTGCCGGTCCATCCGGTTAAAGGCATGGACAATCCGTGGCGCTACCGCAATAAATCACAAATCCCATTCGGCATGGATGACGGCCGCGTCGTCGCAGGCTTCTACCAGCCGCGTTCGCACCGTATTGCCGATACCGATATCTGCCTGATCCAAACACCGGAAGCGGACACCTTGATGGCGTCACTCAAACGCAATTTGCAGGACATAGGCATCGAGCCTTACGAAGAAAAGACGCACCGGGGCATGCTGCGCCACGTCGTTCTTCGCAAAGGCCGCGTGACAGGCGAATTAATGGTCGTGTTGGTAACGAAGAAGCAGAAATTCCCGCAAGCAGAGCGTGCTGTGGAGGCGATCCGTACCGCATTGCCGGACGTCACGTCGATTATGCAAAATGTCAATGGCGACAAGACCAATGTCATCTTCGGAAATGACACCATCAATCTATGGGGCAAAGATATTATCGAAGACCGGATTGGCGATGTGCGTTTTGAAATTTCAGCGCGTTCATTCTATCAGGTCAATCCCGAACAGACGGAAGTGCTGTATGGGCAGGCGCTAGACTATGCGGGGCTGACAGGAAATGAAACAGTAATCGATGCGTATTGCGGCATTGGAACGATCTCGCTATTTCTTGCACAGCGCGCAAAATTTGTCATGGGCGTTGAAATTGTTCCACAGGCTATCGAAGACGCTAAGCGCAATGCCGATTTGAATGGCCTCACAAATACTTTATTTGAAGCAGGTCCTGCTGAGGAAGTCATTCCGCGCTGGTACAAAGATGGCAAAGAGGCAGATGTCCTGGTCGTCGATCCTCCGAGAAAAGGCTGCGATGAGGCACTCCTTCAGACGATGCTCGAACAGCGACCACAGCGCATTGTGTATGTTTCGTGCAATCCAGCGACATTGGCACGCGATTTGCGTATCTTAGAAGACGGCGGCTACCGGACACAGGAAGTCCAGCCGGTCGATATGTTTCCGCAGACAACCCATGTCGAGTGTGTGGCTTGGTTGACGAGATAA